The Cellulosimicrobium cellulans genome contains the following window.
CGTCTACCCGACCATCGTCGCGGGGGTCTACGGCATGAACTTCCGGAACATGCCCGAGCTGCACTGGGCGTTCGGCTACCCGTTCGCGCTCGGTCTCATGGCCGTCGGCTGCCTGGTGCTCTACCGCGTGTTCAAGCGGGTCGGCTGGCTCTGACCGCAGGTCACGGGGTGGACGCGGCGGTCCCGCCGGGCTCGAGCACGCCGGTGAGCAGGAGCAGCACGACGATCGCCGCGAGCGCCAGGCGGTAGATCACGAACGGCTTGTAGCTGAAGGTCGAGACGATCTTGAGGAACGCGATGATGACGAAGTAGCCGACGACGAACGCGACGAGCGTGGCGATGAGGGTCGCGCCCGCGCCGGGCGCACCGGGCGCCGGCTCGTCCGCGGACTTGAAGAGCTGGTAGAAGCCCGAGCCCATGACCGCGGGGATCGCGAGGAGGAACGAGTAGCGCGCCGCGGCCTCACGGGTGAACCCCATGAGGAGTCCGGCGGTGATCGTGCCGCCGGACCGGGAGACGCCCGGGACGAGCGCGAGTGCCTGCGCCAGCCCGAACGCGACCGCCTGGCCGGGCGAGAGCTCGCGCAGCGCGCGCCGCTTGGCGCCGACCCGGTCCGCCCAGCCGAGCAGGAGCGCGAAGACCGCGAGCATGAGCGCCGTGAGGTAGAGGTTGCGGAACGTGTTCTCGATCGCGTCCTGGAAGAGCAGGCCGAGGACGACGATCGGGACGGAGCCCAGGGCGATGTACCAGGCCATCGCGGCGTCGTGGTCGTGCCGGCCGAGGCGCGACCTCCAGTCCGTGCCGTGGTCGCCGCGCACCGAGCGCCACCACGCCACGCAGATCCGGGCGATGTCGCGCCGGAAGTACAGCAGGACCGCCGTCTCGGTCCCGATCTGGGTGATCGCCGTGAAGGCGGCACCCGGGTCCTGCGAGCCGATGAGCTCGCCCACGATGCGCAGGTGCGCGCTCGAGGAGATCGGGAGGAACTCGGTCAGGCCCTGGACGAGGCCGAGGAGGACGGCTTCCCACGCGTTCACGAGCGGCCACGATACCCGCTCGAGCGGGCCCGCCCGGCACCTCGTCGGCGGGTCGGCGCCCCCGGACGAACGCCGGGCGACGGGCGCGTGAACACCGTCCTGCGGACCCGGCCGGCAGGCCCGGGGCGGCGGGTGAACCTCGCCGCTCCCGGCGCCCGCCGCGCGCCCCGACGGTCGCGCGGCAGGGTCCGCCGGTACCCTCGGCTCCCATGGAACACCGCCACCTCGGCAGCACCGGCCTGCGCGTGTCCGAGCTCGGTCTCGGCACCATGACGTGGGCCCGGGACACGGACGAGCTCGACGCCGCCGAGCAGCTGCGCGACTTCGTCGACGCGGGCGGGACCCTCGTCGACACCGCCGCCTCGTACGCCGACGGGGACGCCGAGGCGCTGCTCGGGTCGCTGCTGGGGACGAAGGTGGACCGGCGCGACGTGCTCCTGTGCACCAAGGCCGGCGTGCGCCGCACGGCGCAGGGGCCGGTCGTCGACGCGTCGCGCGGAGCGCTGCTCGACTCGCTGGACGACTCGCTGTCCCGCCTGGGCACCGACCACGTCGACCTGTTCCTCGTGCACGCGCCCGACCCGCGCACGCCGTTCACCGAGACGCTCTCCGCGCTGCGCCACGCCGTGACCTCCGGGCGCGCGC
Protein-coding sequences here:
- a CDS encoding undecaprenyl-diphosphate phosphatase, whose amino-acid sequence is MNAWEAVLLGLVQGLTEFLPISSSAHLRIVGELIGSQDPGAAFTAITQIGTETAVLLYFRRDIARICVAWWRSVRGDHGTDWRSRLGRHDHDAAMAWYIALGSVPIVVLGLLFQDAIENTFRNLYLTALMLAVFALLLGWADRVGAKRRALRELSPGQAVAFGLAQALALVPGVSRSGGTITAGLLMGFTREAAARYSFLLAIPAVMGSGFYQLFKSADEPAPGAPGAGATLIATLVAFVVGYFVIIAFLKIVSTFSYKPFVIYRLALAAIVVLLLLTGVLEPGGTAASTP